The following coding sequences are from one Lolium rigidum isolate FL_2022 chromosome 6, APGP_CSIRO_Lrig_0.1, whole genome shotgun sequence window:
- the LOC124663126 gene encoding uncharacterized protein LOC124663126, with protein sequence MECIAELQHEVPEVYGADLLVDLLDASLAAEQEEDEEEVAGRRGKHLRQVGFPVDDVDDGWGDLDSVHPHQEEAGCEDCGLDGIILSGFDLCGCSPAPHVVDDGGGGCNPVDYWTDHEMERDAFGPFTGDSVGEWYMDGMAMEWDDERSYYSFHPSYSGGEACTEQPCGSPLWD encoded by the coding sequence ATGGAGTGCATCGCGGAGCTGCAGCACGAGGTTCCGGAGGTTTACGGCGCCGacctgctcgtggacctcctggACGCGTCGCTGGCCGCCGAacaggaagaggatgaggaggaggtggcgggGCGCCGCGGCAAGCATCTTCGTCAGGTCGGCTTCCCCGTCGACGACGTCGATGACGGCTGGGGCGACCTGGACTCggtccacccgcaccaggaggagGCAGGCTGCGAGGACTGCGGGCTGGATGGCATCATCCTGTCCGGCTTCGACTTGTGCGGGTGCTCGCCGGCGCCGCACGTCgtggacgacggcggcggcggttgcaacCCCGTGGACTACTGGACGGATCATGAGATGGAGCGCGATGCCTTTGGCCCATTCACCGGCGACAGCGTGGGGGAGTGGTACATGGATGGCATGGCCATGGAGTGGGACGACGAGAGGAGCTACTACTCATTTCACCCATCTTACAGCGGCGGCGAGGCCTGCACGGAGCAACCGTGTGGCAGTCCATTGTGGGACTGA